GGCCGAGCTGTTCGCCGACCTGCCCGAAGCCCTGGAGAACACGGTCGAGATCGCCAAGCGCTGCAACATCGAGGTGCAGCTGGGCAAGTACTTCCTGCCCGACTTTCCCACGCCCAACGGCATGGGCATCGACGACTACCTGCGCCATGTTTCCCACGAGGGCCTGGAAGAACGCCTGGCGGTGCTGTGGCCGAAGGACACCACGCCGAATTACGAGGAGAAGCGCCAGGTCTACCTGGATCGCCTGAAGTTCGAGCTCGACATCATCATCCAGATGGGATTCCCCGGTTACTTCCTCATCGTGATGGACTTCATCAAGTGGGCGAAGAACAACGGCGTGCCGGTCGGCCCCGGCCGCGGTTCGGGCGCCGGCTCGCTGGTGGCCTACGTGCTGAAGATCACCGACCTCGACCCGCTGGCCTATGACCTGCTGTTCGAGCGCTTCCTCAACCCCGAACGGATCTCCATGCCCGACTTCGACGTCGATTTCTGCATGGATGGTCGCGACCGGGTCATCGACTACGTGGCCGAGGCCTACGGGCGCAACGCGGTGAGCCAGATCATCACCTTCGGCTCGATGGCCGCCAAGGCGGTGGTGCGCGACGTGGCGCGGGTGCAGGGCAAGTCCTATGGCCTGGCTGACCGCCTGTCGAAGATGATTCCCTTCGAAGTGGGCATGACCCTGGAGGCCGCCTACGAGCAAGAGGAGGTGCTGCGCGACTTCCTCAAGAGCGACGAGGAGGCCCAGGAAATCTGGGACATGGCGCTCAAGCTCGAAGGCATCGTGCGCGGCACCGGCAAGCACGCCGGTGGCGTGGTGATCGCGCCGACCAAGCTGACCGACTTCGCGCCGATCGCCTGCGATGAAGAGGGCGGCGGCCTGGTCACCCAGTTCGACAAGGACGACGTGGAGGCAGCCGGCCTGGTCAAGTTCGACTTCCTCGGCCTGCGTACCCTGACCATCATCAAGTGGGCGATGGAAACCATCCACCGCGAGCAGCGGCGCAAGGGCGCCAGCGAGGCGGAGCTGGTCAACATCGACTTCATCCCGCTGGATGACAAGAAGACCTACGACATGCTGCAGAAGGCGGAGACCACTGCGGTCTTCCAGCTTGAATCGCGCGGCATGAAGGAGCTGATCAAGAAGCTCAAGCCTGACTGCCTGGAAGACATGATCGCCCTGGTGGCGCTGTTCCGCCCGGGCCCGCTGCAGTCGGGCATGGTGGACGACTTCATCAACCGCAAACACGGTCGCGAGCAGCTGTCCTACCCGCATCCGGACTACCAGTACGCCGGTCTGGAACCGGTGCTCAAGCCCACCTACGGCATCATCCTGTACCAGGAACAGGTAATGCAGATCGCCCAGGTGATGGCCGGTTACACCCTCGGTGGTGCGGACATGCTGCGCCGTGCCATGGGCAAGAAGAAGCCCGAGGAGATGGCCAAGCAACGCGGCGGCTTCATCGAAGGTTGCGCCAGCAACAATATCGATGCTGACCTGGCGGGCAACATCTTCGACTTGGTGGAAAAGTTCGCCGGCTACGGTTTCAACAAGTCCCACTCCGCCGCCTATGGCCTGGTGTCCTACCAGACTGCCTGGCTCAAGGCCCACTACCCGGCGCCCTTTATGGCCGCGGTGCTGTCGGCGGATATGCACAACACCGACAAGGTGGTAATCCTCATCGAGGAATGCCGCCACATGAAACTGCGCATCGACGCGCCGGACGTGAACACTTCGGAGTTCAAGTTCACCGTCAACGACGACGGCCGCATCGTCTACGGCCTGGGGGCGGTGAAAGGGGTCGGCGAAGGGCCGGTGGAGGCCATTGTCGAGTGCCGTGCCGAAGGCGGGCCGTTCAAGGATCTGTTCGACTTCTGCAACCGGGTCGACCTCAAGCGCATCAACAAGCGCACCCTCGAGGCGCTGATCCGTTCCGGCGCGCTGGATCGCATGGGCCCCTACTACCAGGACGAGCTCAAGGCCTACCAGGCCAGCGTCGACCTCAACCGCGCGGTGCTGCTGGCCTCCATGGAGGAGGCGGTGCAGGCCGCCGAGCAGACCGCGCGCAGCCACGACAGCGGGCACATGGATCTGTTCGGCGGGGTGTTCGCCGAGCCCGAGGCGGATGTCTACGTCAACCATCGCAAGGCCCGCGAGCTGTCGATCAAGGAACGCCTGAAGGGCGAGAAGGACACTCTCGGCCTGTACCTCACCGGCCACCCGATCGACGAGTACGAGGGCGAGGTGCGTCGCTTCGCCCGCCAGCGCATCGTCGAGCTGCGCCCGGCGCGCGACACCCAGACCATCGCTGGGCTGATCGTGGCGCTGCGGGTGATGAAGAACAAGAAAGGCGACAAGATGGGCTTCATCACCCTCGACGACCGCTCCGGGCGGATCGAGGCTTCGCTGTTCGCCGACGCCTTTGCCAGCGCCCAGGCGCTGCTGCAGACCGACGCCATGGTGGTGGTCGAGGGTGAGGTGAGCAACGACGAGTTCTCCGGCGGCCTGCGCTTGCGCGCCAAGCGGGTGATGAGCCTGGAAGAGGCGCGCACCGGCCTGGCCGAGAGCCTGCGCATTCGTGCCCCGCGTGAGGCGCTGCAGGGCGACCGGCTGCGCTGGCTGGCCGAGCTGTTCGGCAAGTACAAGGGCGCGTGCCCGCTGACCCTGGATTACAGCGGCAGCGATGCGAAAGCACTGCTGCAGTTCGGCGAACAGTGGCGAATCGACCCGGCCGATGGCTTGATCCAAACCCTGCGTGACCAGTTCGGGCGCGACAACGTCTTCCTCCAATACCGCTGAGCGGCAAGCCACAGGTTTGCCTGCCCTGCCTCGACCCTGGGCGCCTTATCCCTTAAGGTAAGGCGCCAGATGGAACCAGCCGCCCGGCCTTTCGGCCGCCGACGCAAGACGGACGCTTATGAACCCGAATTTTCTCGACTTCGAACAGCCGATCGCCGACCTGCAAGCCAAGATCGAAGAGTTGCGCCTGGTCGGTAACGACAATGCGCTGAACATCAGCGACGAGATTTCCCGTCTGCAGGACAAGAGCAGCGCGCTGACTGAAAGCATTTTCGGCAACCTCAGCAGCTGGCAGATTTCCCAGCTGTCGCGCCATCCGCGGCGGCCCTACACCCTCGATTACATTCAGCACATCTTCAGCGAGTTCGACGAGCTGCATGGCGATCGCCACTTCTCCGACGACGCCGCCATTGTCGGTGGCGTGGCGCGCCTGGAAGGCCAGCCGGTGATGGTCATCGGTCACCAGAAAGGCCGCGAGGTGCGTGAGAAGGTACGCCGCAACTTCGGCATGCCGCGCCCGGAAGGCTACCGCAAGGCCTGCCGCCTGATGGAGATGGCCGAACGCTTCAAGCTGCCGATCCTGACCTTCATCGATACCCCCGGCGCCTACCCGGGCATCGATGCCGAAGAGCGCAACCAGAGCGAGGCCATTGCCTGGAACCTGCGCGTGATGGCGCGTCTGAAGACCCCGATCATCGCCACCGTGATCGGTGAGGGTGGCTCCGGCGGCGCACTGGCCATCGGCGTGTGCGACCAGCTGAACATGCTGCAGTACTCCACCTATTCGGTGATCTCGCCGGAAGGTTGTGCCTCGATCCTGTGGAAGACTGCCGAGAAGGCGCCGGACGCGGCCGAGGCCATGGGCATCACCGCCGAGCGCCTGAAAGGGCTGGGCATCGTCGACAAGGTGATCGCCGAGCCGCTGGGCGGCGCCCACCGCGATCCGCAGGCCGCTGCCGGCAGCATTCGCGAGCAACTGCTGGAGCAGCTCGGTGACCTGCGCAAGCTGGATACCGCCGCTCTGCTGGCGCGCCGCTACGAGCGCCTGATGAGCTACGGCGTCGCCTGAGTTCTCTGGCGCGCTGCAGACAACGGGCCTTCGGGCCCGTTGTTGTTTTAAGCTTGGCCGATGAACAGCCTCGAATCCCGACTGCTAGCCGCCCTGGCGTCCTGGCGCGATGCCCCGGCCTGGCGCGTGGCCCTGTCTGGCGGCCTGGACTCCACGGTGCTGCTGCACCTGCTGGCGCGCCTGAGTCGCCAGCAGGCGCTGCCGCCGCTATCTGCCATTCATGTCCATCACGGCCTGCAGGCCGCTGCCGATGCCTGGCCGGAACATTGCCGCCAGCTCTGTGCCGCCCTGGGCGTGCCCCTGCAGGTCGAATATGTGCGCGTCGACGCCGGCGCCAGCCTGGAGCGGGCCGCCCGTGAGGCGCGCTATGCGGCGTTTACCCGGCAGCTGGGGGCGGGCGAACTGCTGCTGACCGGCCAGCACCGGGACGACCAGGCCGAGACCCTGCTGTTTCGTCTGCTGCGCGGTGCCGGGGTGCGTGGTCTGGCCGGCATGCCGCGGCAGCGCGCACTGGGGGAGGGCACCCTGCTGCGGCCGCTGCTCGGCATGGCGCGCGCGGAGCTGGAGGCCTATGCCCGCCAGCACGGCTTGCGCTGGGTGGAAGATCCCTCGAATAGCGACACGCGGCTGGCGCGCAACTTTCTGCGCCACCAGGTGCTGCCGCCTTTGGCCCGGCACTGGCCGCAGGCGGCCGCCAATCTGGCGCGCAGCGCCGAGCACTTGCGCGAGGCGCAGGGGCTGCTTGATGAGCTGGCCATGGCGGATCTGGCCGCGGCCGCCACACCGTCAGCCTTTGCCTGGCTGGCGTTGCCGAGCCTGGCGCTGCAGCCTTTGCGTCAGCTGTCGCCGGCCCGCCAGCGCAATGCCCTGCGCCACTGGCTGGCGGCCTTGGGCGAGCTGCCGGACAGCGACCACTGGCGCGGCTGGGAAGCGCTACGCGATGCCGCCGCGGATGCGGCACCAATCTGGCGCATGGCTGGCGGCGAACTGCAGCGAGCCGACGGGCGGTTGTGGTGGTTGGCGGGCCCCTGGCTGCAGGCCGTACCGGCGCCCGAGCTGGAGCTGGCGCAGCAGGCCAGCTGGAGCTTGCCCGGCAACGGCCAGCTGAACCTGCAGGGCGAGCTGGCGCGCGCGGGGCTGCAGGTGCGCTACCGGCAGGGTGGCGAAGTGCTGCAGGTGCCGGGGCGCGGCCATCGTGATCTCAAGCGACTGTTCAACGAGCAGGGCGTGCCAGCCTTCGTGCGCAGCCGCGTTCCATTGCTGTTCCGCGGCAACGAGCTGCTGGCTGTGGCCAATCTGCCGGGGCTCGATGGTGCGCAGTGGGGAGCCTGGCGGTTGGCCTGGTGCCCGCCGACGAGCGAGCAAGGTTTGAGCTGAAAGGGCCTTTCCGGTAGACTACGCTCCCGTCTTGTTACTGCTTTCTGCGGATTCCCCGGAACCCGCGGAGGCTTGCTTATTTCAGGTTGGTCAAGAGTGCCAGCCTGCGCTTTCACCCCGGCGGCGCTGACCGCTTGAACGCAGACTTCTAGGATTTTTCATGACGCGCTACATCTTCGTCACGGGTGGTGTTGTTTCTTCATTGGGGAAAGGCATCGCTTCGGCTTCACTGGCGGCCATCCTGGAGGCGCGGGGCCTGAAGGTCACCATGCTCAAGCTGGACCCCTACATCAACGTCGATCCGGGCACCATGAGCCCGTTCCAGCACGGTGAGGTGTTCGTCACCCACGACGGCGCCGAGACCGACCTCGACCTGGGCCACTACGAGCGGTTCATCCGCACCACCATGACCCAGAACAACAACTTCACCACCGGCCGCGTCTATGAAGACGTGCTGCGCAAGGAGCGCCGTGGTGACTACCTGGGCGCCACCATCCAGGTGATCCCGCACATCACCGACGAGATCAAGCGCCGCGTGATCAAGGGCGCCGGCGATGCCGACGTGGCCATGGTCGAGATCGGCGGCACCGTTGGCGACATCGAGTCGCAGCCGTTCCTCGAGGCGGCCCGTCAGCTGCGCGTGGAACTGGGCGCCAAGCGCGCCATGTTCATGCACCTGACCCTGGTGCCGTACATCGCCACCGCCGGCGAGACCAAGACCAAGCCGACCCAGCACTCGGTCAAGGAACTGCGTTCCATCGGCGTGCAGCCGGACGTGCTGATCTGCCGCTCCGACCACGAGATCGACCTGGCCTCGCGGCGCAAGATTGCCCTGTTCACCAACGTCGAAGAGCGTGCGGTCATCGCCCTGGAAGACGTCGACACCATCTACAAGATTCCGTCGGTGCTGCATGCCCAGGGCCTGGACGACATCGTCGTCGAGCGCTTCGGCCTGCAATGCAACCCGGCCGACCTCTCCGAATGGGATCGCGTGGTCGATGCCAAGCTGAACCCGGAGAGGGAAGTCACCATCGCCATGGTCGGCAAGTACATGGAACTGCTGGACGCCTACAAGTCGCTGATCGAGGCGATGGGGCATGCCGGCATCGAGAACCGCACCAAGGTCAACCTGCGCTACATCGACTCCGAGGAGATCGAGAACGAAGGCACCGCCAAGCTGGAAGGCGTCGACGCCATCCTGGTGCCCGGTGGCTTCGGTCTGCGTGGCGTGGAAGGCAAGATCCGCACCGTGCAGTACGCCCGTGAGAACAAGATTCCTTACCTCGGCATCTGCCTCGGCATGCAGGTGGCGGTGATCGAGTACGCCCGCAACGTGCTGGGCTGGAAAGACGCCAACTCCACCGAGTTCGACCAGAACAGCGGCCATCCGGTGGTCGGCCTGATCACCGAGTGGCAGGACGCCACTGGCGCCACCGAGCTGCGCACCGATGCTTCCGACCTCGGCGGCACCATGCGCCTGGGCGCCCAGGACTGCCAGCTGATCAGCGGCTCCAACGTGCGTGAGTGCTACGGCAAGGATGTGATCGTCGAGCGCCACCGCCACCGCTACGAAGTGAACAACAACCTGCTGCCGCAACTGGAGCAGGCCGGCCTGAAGATCACCGGTCGCTCCGCTGACGGCGCGCTGGTGGAAGTGGTCGAGGCGCCGGATCATCCGTGGTTCGTCGCCTGCCAGTTCCACCCGGAATTCACCTCCACCCCGCGCGACGGCCACCCGCTGTTCAGCGGCTTCGTCAAGGCTGCACTGAAGCAGGCCGGCAAGGCATAAGGCAACGGACATGACCCAGAAGATCATCAAGGTTGGCGACATCGAGATCGCCAACGACAAGCCGTTCGTGCTGTTCGGCGGCATCAACGTACTGGAGTCGCGCGACCTGGCCATGCAGGCCTGCGAAGAATACGTGCGGGTGACCGAGAAACTCGGCATCCCCTATGTGTTCAAGGCCAGCTTCGACAAGGCCAACCGCTCCTCCGTCACCTCCTTCCGCGGCCCGGGCCTGGAAGAGGGCATGAAGATCTTCGAGGAAGTGAAGAAGACCTTCGGCGTACCGGTGATCACCGACGTCCACGAGCCTTACCAGGCTGCTCCGGTGGCCGAGGTGTGCGACATCATCCAGCTGCCGGCCTTCCTCTCCCGGCAGACCGACCTGGTAGTGGCCATGGCCAAGACCAATGCGGTGATCAACATCAAGAAGGCCCAGTTCCTCGCCCCTCAGGAGATGAAACACATCCTGACCAAGTGCGAAGAGGCGGGTAACGACAAGCTGATCCTCTGCGAGCGCGGCTCTTCCTTCGGGTACAACAACCTGGTGGTGGACATGCTCGGCTTCGGCATCATGAAACAGTTCAACTACCCGGTGTTCTTCGACGTCACCCATGCCCTGCAGATGCCGGGCGGGCGCGCCGATTCCGCCGGTGGCCGCCGTGCCCAGGTCACCGACCTGGCCAAGGCCGGCATGAGCCAGGGTCTGGCTGGCCTGTTCCTCGAGGCCCATCCGGATCCGAACAACGCCAAGTGCGACGGTCCTTGTGCCCTGCGCCTGGACAAGCTGGAACCCTTCCTCACCCAGCTCAAGCAGCTGGACGATCTGGTGAAGAGCTTTGCGCCGATCGAGACCGCGTAAGCGCCTCGTCTGACGCATATTTCAACTGTTGGAGCTGACAAGAATGGCAAAAATCGTCGACATCAAGGGCCGTGAGGTTCTCGACTCCCGTGGCAACCCCACCGTAGAAGCCGATGTAATCCTCGAAGGCGGCATCATCGGCAGCGCCTGCGCGCCGTCCGGTGCCTCCACCGGTTCCCGTGAAGCGCTGGAACTGCGCGATGGCGACAAGAGCCGTTACCTGGGCAAGGGCGTACTGAAGGCCGTGGCCAACATCAACGGCCCGATCCGTGACCTGCTGCTGGGCAAAGACGCTCGCGAGCAGAAAGCCCTCGACCTGGCCATGATCGATCTGGACGGCACCGAGAACAAAGGCAAGCTGGGCGCCAACGCCATCCTCGCCGTGTCCCTGGCCGCCGCCAAGGCCGCCGCTCAGGCCAAGGGCGTGCCGCTGTACGCGCACATCGCCGACCTCAACGGCACCCCGGGCGTCTACTCCATGCCGGTTCCGATGATGAACATCATCAACGGTGGCGAGCATGCCGATAACAACGTCGACATCCAGGAGTTCATGGTGCAGCCGGTTGGCGCCAAGAACTTCGCCGACGCCCTGCGCATGGGCGCCGAGATCTTCCATCACCTGAAAGCCGTGCTGAAGGCCCGTGGCCTGAACACCGCCGTGGGCGACGAAGGTGGCTTCGCGCCGAACCTGGCTTCCAACGAAGACGCCCTGGCTGCCATCGCCGAGGCCGTGGCCAACGCCGGCTACAAGCTGGGTGACGACATCACCCTGGCCCTGGACTGCGCTTCCTCCGAGTTCTTCAAGGACGGCAACTACGACTTGGAAGGAGAGGGCAAGGTGTTCAGCGCCGAAGGTTTCGCCGATTACCTGGCCGGTCTGACCCAGCGTTACCCGATCATCTCCATCGAAGACGGCATGGACGAGTCCGACTGGGCCGGCTGGAAAGTCCTGACCGACAAGATCGGCGAGAAGGTACAGCTGGTCGGTGACGACCTGTTCGTCACCAACACCAAGATCCTCAAGCGCGGTATCGAAGAGAAGATCGGCAACTCGATCCTGATCAAGTTCAACCAGATCGGCTCGCTGACCGAAACCCTGGAAGCCATCCAGATGGCCAAGGCCGCTGGCTTCACCGCGGTGATCTCGCACCGCTCCGGTGAAACCGAGGACAGCACCATCGCCGACCTGGCCGTAGGCACCGCCGCCGGCCAGATCAAGACCGGCTCCCTGTGCCGTTCCGACCGCGTGTCCAAGTACAACCAGCTGCTGCGTATCGAAGAGCAGCTCGGCGGCAAGGCCCCTTATAAGGGCCGCGCCGAGTTCCGCGGCTAAGCCGGGAATGGTAAAAAGGGCAGCGCAAGCTGCCCTTTTTGCAGGTGTACCCCACTTGCTGGGGGCTTCTACAGGCTCCGCTAGCCAATTGCATCGGCAGTCGGCCTGGGCAAAGCTTTTCGTATGGATTCGTCGATGTCTAAAGCCCCTTACTGGTTGTTCGTCGTGCTGGTGCTGATCCTCTCCGGATTGCAGTACCGCCTGTGGGTGGGCGAAGGCAGCCTGGCCCAGGTCACCGAGCTGAAGCGGCAGATTGCCGAGCAGCAGGGCGAGAACGAGCGCCTGCTGGAGCGCAACCGCATCCTCGAGGCCGAGGTGCTGGAGCTCAAGCAGGGTACCGAGACCGTGGAAGAGCGCGCCCGTCACGAGCTGGGCATGGTCAAAGAGGGCGAAACCCTCTACCAGTTGGCCGAATGAGCCTGCCTGCCTTCTGGCTGGTGATTCCCGCCGCCGGCATCGGTTCGCGCATGCGTGCCGACCGCCCCAAGCAATACCTGCAGCTGGCCGGGCGCAGCATCCTCGAACATACCCTCGACTGTTTCCTCGAGCATCCGCAGCTCAAGGGCCTGGTGCTCTGTCTGGCTGCGGATGATCCCTGGTGGCCGCTGCTGCCTGCGGCGGCCGATCCGCGCATTCACCGGGTAGCCGGTGGCGCCGAGCGTGCCGATTCGGTGCTCAGCGGCCTGCTGCAGCTGGGCGAGCTGGGCGCCCAGGCGGATGACTGGGTGCTGGTGCATGACGCCGCCCGGCCCAATCTGGCGCGCAGCGATCTCGACCAGCTGCTGCTGGAACTGGCCGACGACCCGGTGGGCGGCCTGCTCGCCGTACCGGCGCGCGACACCCTCAAGCGCGCCGGCGCCGATGGCCGGGTGGCCGAGACGGTGGATCGCAGCCTGATCTGGCAGGCCTATACGCCGCAGATGTTCCGCTATGCCGCCCTGCACCGGGCCCTGGCCGATGCGCTGGTGGCCGGCGTGGCCATCACCGACGAGGCCTCGGCTCTGGAGTGGGCCGGGCAGGCGCCGAAGCTGGTGGAGGGCAGGGCGGACAATTTGAAGATCACCCGTCCGGAAGACCTGGAGTGGCTGCGCCAGCGCTGGGCCAGCAAGTTCTGAGGATGAACCGGACGGGGCTGGGCGCCCCGTCCGTATCGACTGCTACACGCGGAACTGATTGATCAAGCGGCGCTGCTGCTCGGCCAGCTTGGTCAGCTCGGCGCTGGCCTGGCTGGCCTCGTCGGCGCCGCCGGCCACTTCCGCGGCGACCTGGCCGATATTGGTGACGTTGCGGTTGATGTCCTCGGCCACTGCACTCTGCTCCTCGGCGGCGCTGGCGATCTGGGTGTTCATGTCGTTGATCACCGACACCGCCTGGGTGATCGACTCCAGCGCCTGGGCCGCGGCGGCCGCCTGTTGCACGCTGTCATCAGTACGGGCCTGGCTCTGCTCCATCACGCTGACCACTTCGCGGGTGCCGTGCTGCAGCTGCTGGATCATCTGCTGGATTTCTTCGGTGGCCTGTTGGGTCTTCTGCGCCAGGTTGCGCACCTCGTCGGCCACCACGGCGAAGCCGCGGCCCTGCTCGCCGGCGCGCGCTGCCTCGATGGCGGCGTTGAGGGCGAGCAGGTTGGTCTGCTCGGCGATGCCGCGGATGGCGGTGAGAATCGCGTTGATGTTCTCGCTGTCCTTGGCCAGGGTCTGTACCACGCCGGTGGCGCGGCCGATCTCGGTGGCCAGGGAGGCGATGGCGTTCGAGGTTTTCTGCACGATGTTCTTGCCGTCGTTGGCCGAGCGGTCGGCGTGGTTGGCCGCCTCGGCGGCCTGGGTGGCGTTGCGCGCCACGTCCTGGGCGGTGGCGGTCATCTCGTGCACGGCGGTAGCCACCTGGTCGATCTCGGCCATCTGTTTCTGTACGCCCTGGTTGGTGCGGATGGCGATGTCGGCGGTGTGCTCGGAGGAGTCGCTGACCTTCTGTACCGAGCCGACCACGTCGCGGATCATGCCCTGCAGCTTGTTGAGAAAGGTGTTGAAGCCGTTGGCGATCTGCCCCAGTTCGTCGGCGCGATCCACGTTCAGGCGCACGGTGAGGTCGCCGTCACCCTTGGCGATGTCGTCGAGCATGCCGACCATCTGCTTCAGCGGGCGGGCGATGCCGTAGCCGACGAACCAGATCACCAGCAGGCCGATGGCGGCGATGATCAGGCCGACCACGCTCATGCCGACCGTGTCTTCGCGAGCCTGATCGGCCAGCACGTCCTGCAGCTGCTTGAGGTCGGCGAACACCGCCGAGGTCGGCAGCTCGATGGCCAGCGTCCAGCGCGTGCTGGTACCGGCCACCTGGAACGGCAGCAGCAGCTGGAACACCTGGTGCTCTTCATCGAGGTTGGAGATCGGTGCGGTGCCGCTGCTCTGCTTGAGCTGGCCGGCCAGCTCATCGCCGAGGGCCTTGTTGGCCGGCTGGCCGATCAGGCTGGCGTCCTTGGTGGCGGCGATCAGGGTGCCGTTGGCCGCCACCAGGGCCAGCTCGCCGGCGCCTTCGTAGAGGCTGCCCTTGGCGGTGTTCAGCAGGCCCTGGATGAAGTCGAGGGCGAAGTCATTGCCGACCGTGCCCTTGAACTGGCCGCCGACCAGAATCGGCGCGTTGAACGAGGCCACCAGCACTTGCTTGCCGCCGAAATCGTAAGACGCCGGGTCGACCACACAAGGCTGCTTGCTGGTTTTCGGACACAGGTAGTACTCGCCCTCGCGCACGCCGGTGGGCAGCACCTTCTCGCTTTCCATCATCTCGACGGTGAGCGGCTCGAGTTTGAGTTCGCCACCACTGCGGTACCACCAGGGCATGTAGCGGCCGGTGGCGTCGTAGCCGTTTTCCTTCTGCCCGGCATACAGGTCGTCCTCCTGGTCGAAGGCGTTGGGTTCCCAGCCGATGTAGAAGTCGATCAATTGCGGGTTGGCCTTGAGGTTCTCGCCGACCAGGGCGGTCAGCTCGTCGCGGCTCAGGTTGATGGCGGTGCCATCGCTGGCGCCCAGGCGGCTGTTGAGGGTGGCCAGGGATTTGGCCTGGGTCATGGGCACTTCGAACTGGCGCTGCAGCTGGCCGACCTGGGCCTCGGCCAGGGCCACCAGGCGCTGGTCGATGACCTGTTCGAGCAGGTCGTGGCTGCGCTCCTGGAGCAGAACCTGGGTGCGCGAACTGGTG
The window above is part of the Pseudomonas alcaligenes genome. Proteins encoded here:
- the dnaE gene encoding DNA polymerase III subunit alpha, encoding MTATFVHLRLHTEFSLVDGLVRVKPLVKAAASAGMPAVAVTDMSNMCSLVKFYKAAMGAGIKPICGADIWLASPEEDGPLSRLTLLAMNPKGYRNLTELVSRGWSEGQSNDLVIIQRDWVKEAAEGLIALSGREGEIGMALLDGEGARAEALLNEWLAVFPERFYLEVQRTNRVNDEEHLHAAVELASRCGAPLVATNDVRFLKQSDFEAHETRVCIGEGRTLDDPRRPRTYSDQQYLKSPEEMAELFADLPEALENTVEIAKRCNIEVQLGKYFLPDFPTPNGMGIDDYLRHVSHEGLEERLAVLWPKDTTPNYEEKRQVYLDRLKFELDIIIQMGFPGYFLIVMDFIKWAKNNGVPVGPGRGSGAGSLVAYVLKITDLDPLAYDLLFERFLNPERISMPDFDVDFCMDGRDRVIDYVAEAYGRNAVSQIITFGSMAAKAVVRDVARVQGKSYGLADRLSKMIPFEVGMTLEAAYEQEEVLRDFLKSDEEAQEIWDMALKLEGIVRGTGKHAGGVVIAPTKLTDFAPIACDEEGGGLVTQFDKDDVEAAGLVKFDFLGLRTLTIIKWAMETIHREQRRKGASEAELVNIDFIPLDDKKTYDMLQKAETTAVFQLESRGMKELIKKLKPDCLEDMIALVALFRPGPLQSGMVDDFINRKHGREQLSYPHPDYQYAGLEPVLKPTYGIILYQEQVMQIAQVMAGYTLGGADMLRRAMGKKKPEEMAKQRGGFIEGCASNNIDADLAGNIFDLVEKFAGYGFNKSHSAAYGLVSYQTAWLKAHYPAPFMAAVLSADMHNTDKVVILIEECRHMKLRIDAPDVNTSEFKFTVNDDGRIVYGLGAVKGVGEGPVEAIVECRAEGGPFKDLFDFCNRVDLKRINKRTLEALIRSGALDRMGPYYQDELKAYQASVDLNRAVLLASMEEAVQAAEQTARSHDSGHMDLFGGVFAEPEADVYVNHRKARELSIKERLKGEKDTLGLYLTGHPIDEYEGEVRRFARQRIVELRPARDTQTIAGLIVALRVMKNKKGDKMGFITLDDRSGRIEASLFADAFASAQALLQTDAMVVVEGEVSNDEFSGGLRLRAKRVMSLEEARTGLAESLRIRAPREALQGDRLRWLAELFGKYKGACPLTLDYSGSDAKALLQFGEQWRIDPADGLIQTLRDQFGRDNVFLQYR
- the tilS gene encoding tRNA lysidine(34) synthetase TilS, producing the protein MNSLESRLLAALASWRDAPAWRVALSGGLDSTVLLHLLARLSRQQALPPLSAIHVHHGLQAAADAWPEHCRQLCAALGVPLQVEYVRVDAGASLERAAREARYAAFTRQLGAGELLLTGQHRDDQAETLLFRLLRGAGVRGLAGMPRQRALGEGTLLRPLLGMARAELEAYARQHGLRWVEDPSNSDTRLARNFLRHQVLPPLARHWPQAAANLARSAEHLREAQGLLDELAMADLAAAATPSAFAWLALPSLALQPLRQLSPARQRNALRHWLAALGELPDSDHWRGWEALRDAAADAAPIWRMAGGELQRADGRLWWLAGPWLQAVPAPELELAQQASWSLPGNGQLNLQGELARAGLQVRYRQGGEVLQVPGRGHRDLKRLFNEQGVPAFVRSRVPLLFRGNELLAVANLPGLDGAQWGAWRLAWCPPTSEQGLS
- a CDS encoding acetyl-CoA carboxylase carboxyltransferase subunit alpha → MNPNFLDFEQPIADLQAKIEELRLVGNDNALNISDEISRLQDKSSALTESIFGNLSSWQISQLSRHPRRPYTLDYIQHIFSEFDELHGDRHFSDDAAIVGGVARLEGQPVMVIGHQKGREVREKVRRNFGMPRPEGYRKACRLMEMAERFKLPILTFIDTPGAYPGIDAEERNQSEAIAWNLRVMARLKTPIIATVIGEGGSGGALAIGVCDQLNMLQYSTYSVISPEGCASILWKTAEKAPDAAEAMGITAERLKGLGIVDKVIAEPLGGAHRDPQAAAGSIREQLLEQLGDLRKLDTAALLARRYERLMSYGVA
- the kdsA gene encoding 3-deoxy-8-phosphooctulonate synthase; translated protein: MTQKIIKVGDIEIANDKPFVLFGGINVLESRDLAMQACEEYVRVTEKLGIPYVFKASFDKANRSSVTSFRGPGLEEGMKIFEEVKKTFGVPVITDVHEPYQAAPVAEVCDIIQLPAFLSRQTDLVVAMAKTNAVINIKKAQFLAPQEMKHILTKCEEAGNDKLILCERGSSFGYNNLVVDMLGFGIMKQFNYPVFFDVTHALQMPGGRADSAGGRRAQVTDLAKAGMSQGLAGLFLEAHPDPNNAKCDGPCALRLDKLEPFLTQLKQLDDLVKSFAPIETA
- a CDS encoding CTP synthase — encoded protein: MTRYIFVTGGVVSSLGKGIASASLAAILEARGLKVTMLKLDPYINVDPGTMSPFQHGEVFVTHDGAETDLDLGHYERFIRTTMTQNNNFTTGRVYEDVLRKERRGDYLGATIQVIPHITDEIKRRVIKGAGDADVAMVEIGGTVGDIESQPFLEAARQLRVELGAKRAMFMHLTLVPYIATAGETKTKPTQHSVKELRSIGVQPDVLICRSDHEIDLASRRKIALFTNVEERAVIALEDVDTIYKIPSVLHAQGLDDIVVERFGLQCNPADLSEWDRVVDAKLNPEREVTIAMVGKYMELLDAYKSLIEAMGHAGIENRTKVNLRYIDSEEIENEGTAKLEGVDAILVPGGFGLRGVEGKIRTVQYARENKIPYLGICLGMQVAVIEYARNVLGWKDANSTEFDQNSGHPVVGLITEWQDATGATELRTDASDLGGTMRLGAQDCQLISGSNVRECYGKDVIVERHRHRYEVNNNLLPQLEQAGLKITGRSADGALVEVVEAPDHPWFVACQFHPEFTSTPRDGHPLFSGFVKAALKQAGKA
- the eno gene encoding phosphopyruvate hydratase, translated to MAKIVDIKGREVLDSRGNPTVEADVILEGGIIGSACAPSGASTGSREALELRDGDKSRYLGKGVLKAVANINGPIRDLLLGKDAREQKALDLAMIDLDGTENKGKLGANAILAVSLAAAKAAAQAKGVPLYAHIADLNGTPGVYSMPVPMMNIINGGEHADNNVDIQEFMVQPVGAKNFADALRMGAEIFHHLKAVLKARGLNTAVGDEGGFAPNLASNEDALAAIAEAVANAGYKLGDDITLALDCASSEFFKDGNYDLEGEGKVFSAEGFADYLAGLTQRYPIISIEDGMDESDWAGWKVLTDKIGEKVQLVGDDLFVTNTKILKRGIEEKIGNSILIKFNQIGSLTETLEAIQMAKAAGFTAVISHRSGETEDSTIADLAVGTAAGQIKTGSLCRSDRVSKYNQLLRIEEQLGGKAPYKGRAEFRG